A region of Streptomyces sp. NBC_01750 DNA encodes the following proteins:
- a CDS encoding amidohydrolase family protein — protein sequence MPIIDVHAHVGRWQFHLTTGDGDTNLRQMDRYGIDLQLVSAAEAVVYDAVAGNAALREVLAQQPRLYGYAVVNPNRPEQSAADLRRCLDTGRFVGAKIHTHYPGRLPGSREMAEAFDVVAEAGVPLLLHTWGREVTLLPELLASRPGLRVIMGHAGGDAWREAAHAAASCDRLYLEHCRTATDAGRVAYAREAGVPVERLLFGTDATLIDPCVSLGVVRDAGFTQAELDRVLWRNAAELFGLGAVPSPTRPSP from the coding sequence ATGCCGATCATCGATGTGCACGCGCATGTGGGCCGCTGGCAGTTCCATCTGACCACCGGGGACGGGGACACCAATCTCCGCCAGATGGACCGGTACGGCATCGATCTGCAGCTCGTGTCGGCCGCCGAGGCGGTGGTGTACGACGCGGTGGCCGGCAATGCGGCACTGCGCGAGGTGCTGGCGCAGCAGCCGCGGCTGTACGGATACGCGGTGGTGAACCCCAACCGGCCCGAGCAGAGCGCGGCGGATCTGCGGCGCTGCCTGGACACCGGGAGGTTCGTCGGAGCGAAGATCCACACCCACTATCCGGGACGGCTGCCGGGGTCACGGGAGATGGCGGAGGCCTTCGACGTGGTCGCCGAGGCCGGTGTGCCGCTGCTGCTGCACACCTGGGGCCGTGAAGTCACGCTGCTTCCCGAGCTGCTGGCGTCCCGTCCCGGGCTGCGCGTGATCATGGGCCATGCGGGCGGCGACGCCTGGCGCGAGGCCGCGCATGCCGCGGCCTCGTGCGACAGGCTCTACCTGGAGCACTGCCGTACGGCGACGGACGCGGGCCGGGTGGCGTACGCGCGCGAGGCCGGGGTGCCGGTGGAGCGGCTGCTGTTCGGGACGGACGCGACGCTGATCGACCCGTGTGTGTCGCTCGGCGTCGTCCGCGACGCGGGGTTCACCCAGGCGGAGCTGGACCGGGTGCTGTGGCGCAACGCGGCGGAGCTCTTCGGGCTGGGGGCCGTTCCGTCCCCTACCCGCCCCTCGCCCTGA
- a CDS encoding DegT/DnrJ/EryC1/StrS family aminotransferase, whose protein sequence is MPEREMHLPTVLDPRGRTFGEEERAAVLRVLDSAVLCSAFGSEARSLEAEMAQLYSRADAVASSSGTAALHLAVAAAGVGPGDEVITTPLSDFGTVAPVMAQQAGVVFADVRPEDGNLDPEAVEAAITPRTKAVIAVHLFGGAADIDALRAICDRHRLVLIEDCAQAWLGEDSAGRLLGTRGDIACFSLQQYKHITAGDGGLSVTDDPALARRMRLFMDKGWDRTEGRIHREAGLNYRMTELTAAVARVQLTRVAEVVRLRRERAERLAAAIAGLEGVRMAGRRAGHAWWVVPLLVDDNSRWAKSLQAVGVPALPGYLERPLYANPALPGYPPGLCPRAERLIDRTLLVLQWNEAYTEGDVDRIARALGEAGSR, encoded by the coding sequence ATGCCCGAACGGGAAATGCACCTGCCAACAGTTCTCGACCCGCGCGGCCGCACCTTCGGCGAGGAGGAGCGGGCCGCGGTCCTGCGCGTACTGGACTCGGCGGTGCTGTGCAGCGCCTTCGGCAGTGAAGCACGTTCTCTGGAAGCCGAGATGGCGCAGCTGTACTCCCGCGCCGATGCGGTGGCTTCCAGCTCGGGGACGGCGGCCCTGCATCTGGCCGTCGCGGCGGCGGGGGTCGGCCCGGGGGACGAGGTGATCACCACGCCGCTCTCGGACTTCGGGACGGTCGCGCCCGTGATGGCGCAGCAGGCGGGCGTGGTGTTCGCCGACGTACGCCCCGAGGACGGCAATCTCGACCCGGAGGCCGTCGAGGCCGCCATCACCCCACGTACCAAGGCCGTCATCGCCGTGCATCTCTTCGGCGGCGCCGCGGACATCGACGCGCTGCGCGCGATCTGCGACCGGCACCGACTCGTACTCATCGAGGACTGCGCCCAGGCCTGGCTCGGGGAGGACTCGGCGGGCCGGCTGCTGGGCACCCGTGGGGACATCGCCTGCTTCAGCCTTCAGCAGTACAAACACATCACCGCCGGCGACGGCGGTCTCTCCGTCACCGACGACCCCGCCCTCGCCCGCCGTATGAGGCTGTTCATGGACAAGGGCTGGGACCGCACGGAGGGCCGGATCCACCGCGAGGCGGGCCTCAACTACCGGATGACCGAGCTGACCGCCGCGGTGGCCAGGGTCCAGCTCACCCGCGTCGCCGAGGTCGTCCGGCTGCGCCGGGAGCGGGCCGAACGGTTGGCTGCCGCGATCGCCGGACTCGAGGGCGTCCGGATGGCCGGGCGGCGCGCGGGGCACGCCTGGTGGGTGGTACCGCTCCTGGTCGACGACAACTCCCGCTGGGCGAAGAGCCTCCAGGCCGTGGGCGTACCGGCGCTGCCCGGCTATCTGGAGCGGCCGCTGTACGCCAATCCGGCGCTGCCGGGGTATCCGCCGGGCCTGTGTCCCCGTGCGGAGCGGCTGATCGACCGTACGCTGCTGGTGCTGCAGTGGAACGAGGCGTACACCGAGGGCGATGTGGACCGGATCGCCCGGGCTCTGGGCGAGGCGGGATCACGATGA
- a CDS encoding mandelate racemase/muconate lactonizing enzyme family protein, with product MKIASINTRVVRAPYRRPFVISSGTSPELISLVVEVRTTDGDHGFGEASPMTAYTGETLAGLEAALTEHAAPALIGRDPRDLAGAHAAMDTAIRGQHLAKAALDIALHDVAARAAGWPVHLLLGGCARSRVPTTWVVGLGTVEEMVAEATGYAAKGFTHIKVKGGEDPDLDERLVRSVRGAVPDSVELSLDANEGYDPGTAGRTVARLADAGLDLVEQPLPRWDLAGMAALRGCGGVRVMADESMQSLHDALAIVRSGAADVLNIKILKVGGLHRARQIAALAESAGLAVKIGSMPELGVASLAAAHLAAALPHATVPADLVGPLLVDAEPLAPTAFATTADTGWVDVPVGPGLGNDL from the coding sequence TTGAAGATCGCCTCGATCAACACCCGTGTTGTCAGGGCCCCTTACCGTCGCCCGTTCGTCATCAGCAGCGGAACCAGCCCCGAACTCATCAGCCTGGTGGTCGAAGTGCGTACCACCGACGGCGACCACGGCTTCGGCGAGGCCTCCCCGATGACCGCCTACACCGGCGAGACCCTCGCCGGACTCGAGGCGGCCCTCACCGAGCACGCCGCGCCCGCGCTCATCGGCCGCGACCCCCGCGACCTGGCGGGAGCGCACGCCGCCATGGACACCGCCATCCGCGGCCAGCACCTCGCCAAGGCAGCGCTCGACATCGCGCTGCACGACGTGGCGGCGCGGGCGGCGGGCTGGCCCGTGCACCTGCTGCTCGGCGGCTGCGCCCGCTCGCGCGTCCCCACCACCTGGGTGGTGGGTCTCGGCACGGTCGAGGAGATGGTGGCGGAGGCGACCGGATACGCGGCGAAGGGTTTCACCCACATCAAGGTCAAGGGCGGCGAGGACCCGGACCTCGACGAGCGGCTGGTCCGTTCCGTACGAGGGGCCGTCCCGGACTCCGTCGAGCTCTCCCTGGACGCCAACGAGGGCTACGACCCCGGCACCGCGGGCAGGACGGTGGCCCGGCTGGCCGACGCGGGTCTCGACCTGGTCGAACAGCCGCTGCCCCGATGGGACCTGGCCGGAATGGCCGCGCTGCGCGGCTGTGGCGGTGTGCGCGTGATGGCCGACGAGAGCATGCAGTCGCTCCACGACGCCCTGGCGATCGTGCGCAGTGGCGCCGCCGATGTCCTCAACATCAAGATTCTCAAAGTGGGCGGGCTCCACCGAGCACGGCAGATCGCCGCGCTCGCCGAGTCCGCGGGCCTCGCCGTGAAGATCGGCTCCATGCCGGAACTGGGCGTCGCCTCACTGGCCGCCGCCCATCTGGCCGCCGCGCTTCCGCATGCCACGGTCCCGGCGGATCTGGTGGGGCCGCTGCTGGTGGACGCGGAGCCGCTGGCCCCGACGGCATTCGCGACGACGGCGGACACGGGCTGGGTGGACGTACCGGTGGGCCCGGGTCTGGGCAACGACCTGTGA
- a CDS encoding TetR/AcrR family transcriptional regulator translates to MTSPAPATRAYRRLSVEERRKQLLAAALTLFAHRPPDEISLDDVAEAAGVSRPLVYRYFPGGKQQLYETALRSAANQLEQCFAEPSAGPPTERLARVLDRYLVFVDEHDAGFSALLRGGSVAETSRTTAIVDEVRRAAAEHVLVHLGVASPGLRLRLMVRTWIAAVEAASLIWLDEGKQPSAGELRDWLVDHLIALLAATAATDAETTEAVRELLALETPSGSVGRLARRVGPVVDDVARLL, encoded by the coding sequence ATGACCAGTCCCGCTCCAGCGACCCGTGCGTACCGAAGGCTCAGCGTCGAGGAGCGCCGTAAGCAGCTGCTCGCCGCCGCGCTCACGCTCTTCGCGCACCGGCCGCCGGACGAGATCTCGCTCGACGACGTGGCGGAGGCGGCCGGTGTGTCCCGGCCCCTCGTCTACCGCTACTTCCCCGGCGGCAAGCAGCAGTTGTACGAGACTGCACTCCGGTCCGCCGCGAACCAGCTGGAGCAGTGCTTCGCCGAGCCGTCCGCCGGGCCGCCGACCGAACGGCTCGCCCGGGTGCTCGACCGCTATCTCGTCTTCGTCGACGAGCACGACGCCGGCTTCAGCGCACTGCTGCGCGGCGGCAGCGTCGCCGAGACGTCCCGTACGACCGCGATCGTCGACGAGGTGCGGCGGGCCGCGGCCGAGCATGTCCTGGTCCATCTCGGGGTGGCCAGTCCCGGACTGCGACTGCGACTGATGGTGCGCACCTGGATCGCGGCGGTCGAGGCGGCGTCGCTGATCTGGCTGGACGAGGGGAAGCAGCCGTCGGCCGGGGAGCTGCGTGACTGGCTGGTCGACCATCTCATCGCGCTGCTGGCGGCGACCGCCGCGACGGACGCGGAGACGACCGAGGCGGTCAGGGAACTGCTGGCGCTGGAGACCCCGTCCGGGTCGGTGGGCAGGCTGGCGCGGCGGGTGGGCCCGGTCGTGGACGACGTGGCGCGCCTGCTGTAG
- a CDS encoding AurF N-oxygenase family protein gives MTTVTPRDVQLLRDALGPLRDREQVAQRLLESSAKHSFDPDKELDWESPVEEGKWFWPPELLSLYDTPLWHRMSEEQRLDLARHEAASLASLGIWFEIILMQLLVRHIYDKSVTSSHVRYALTEIADECRHSMMFARMIEKGGAPAYPVPRMYHNLARVLKTVSTTPGSFAATLLGEEILDWMQRLTFPDERVQTLVRGVTRIHVVEEARHVRYAREELRRQMVTAPRWEQELTRITSGEAARVFSVCFVNPQVYTNIGLDRREAVAQVKASGHRREVMQSGAKRLTDFLDDIGVLRGPGRRLWKASGLLA, from the coding sequence ATGACGACCGTGACCCCACGCGATGTGCAACTGCTCCGTGACGCACTCGGCCCGCTCCGGGACCGCGAACAGGTCGCCCAGCGGCTCCTCGAGTCCTCCGCCAAGCACTCCTTCGACCCCGACAAGGAGCTCGACTGGGAGTCTCCCGTCGAGGAGGGCAAGTGGTTCTGGCCACCGGAGCTGCTCTCCCTCTACGACACCCCGCTCTGGCACAGGATGTCCGAGGAACAGCGGCTGGATCTGGCCAGGCACGAGGCCGCGTCGCTCGCGTCGCTCGGAATCTGGTTCGAGATCATCCTGATGCAGCTGCTGGTGCGCCACATCTACGACAAGTCCGTGACCAGCAGCCATGTGCGGTACGCGCTCACCGAGATCGCGGACGAGTGCCGGCACTCGATGATGTTCGCCAGGATGATCGAGAAGGGCGGGGCGCCGGCCTATCCGGTGCCGCGGATGTACCACAATCTGGCGCGCGTGCTGAAGACCGTCTCGACCACTCCCGGTTCGTTCGCCGCGACGCTGCTCGGCGAGGAGATCCTCGACTGGATGCAGCGGCTGACCTTCCCGGACGAGCGCGTGCAGACGCTGGTGCGCGGCGTCACCCGTATCCATGTGGTGGAGGAGGCCCGGCATGTGCGGTACGCCCGCGAGGAGTTGCGGCGTCAGATGGTGACCGCACCACGCTGGGAGCAGGAGCTCACCCGGATCACCAGCGGAGAGGCGGCGCGTGTCTTCTCCGTCTGCTTCGTCAATCCGCAGGTGTACACGAACATCGGCCTGGACCGGCGCGAGGCGGTCGCCCAGGTGAAGGCGAGCGGACACCGGCGCGAGGTGATGCAGTCGGGCGCGAAGCGTCTCACGGACTTCCTGGACGACATCGGAGTACTGCGAGGACCAGGCCGAAGGCTGTGGAAGGCGTCCGGCCTGCTGGCGTGA
- a CDS encoding ferritin-like domain-containing protein — translation MSTHDRYTHAPEHSLWQVPASGAARFSWEYEDGRDRLLALYQKGKDKQWDGAKRIDWDLEVDPYDPLGTPDEALSLYGSRHWPKLTEKDKGELRLHYTSWQFSQFLHGEQGAMVCAARIVESVPDLDAKFYSATQTMDEARHAEIYSRFLHEKIGMLYPINDNLQGLLGDTLRDSRWDMPYLGMQVLIEGLALAAFGLLRDTTDKPLPKQILAYVMQDEARHVAFGRMALRDYYKQLSDAELREREEFVIEGCYLMRDRLSGVEVLENFGIPKQEAAELSEQSEYLQLFRKLLFSRIVPCVKDIGLWGERLQKAYLDMGVFEMGDANLDLLMSQDEEIAEQLDRERFAAEEQARVSEVEEAIADGAQGS, via the coding sequence GTGTCGACGCACGATCGCTATACGCACGCCCCGGAACACTCCCTCTGGCAGGTCCCGGCCTCAGGCGCGGCCCGCTTCAGCTGGGAGTACGAGGACGGCCGCGACCGCCTCCTCGCCCTGTACCAGAAGGGCAAGGACAAGCAGTGGGACGGCGCCAAGCGTATCGACTGGGACCTGGAGGTCGATCCGTACGATCCGCTGGGCACCCCCGACGAGGCACTCAGCCTCTACGGCTCCCGCCACTGGCCGAAGCTCACCGAGAAGGACAAGGGCGAACTGCGGCTGCACTACACCTCCTGGCAGTTCAGCCAGTTCCTGCACGGCGAGCAGGGCGCGATGGTGTGCGCGGCGCGGATCGTGGAGTCGGTCCCGGATCTGGACGCGAAGTTCTACTCCGCCACCCAGACCATGGACGAAGCACGGCACGCCGAGATCTACAGCCGTTTCCTGCACGAGAAGATCGGGATGCTCTACCCGATCAACGACAACCTCCAGGGCCTGCTCGGCGACACCCTGCGTGACTCCCGCTGGGACATGCCGTACCTGGGCATGCAGGTCCTCATCGAGGGCCTCGCGCTCGCGGCGTTCGGCCTGCTGCGCGACACCACGGACAAGCCGCTGCCCAAGCAGATCCTCGCGTACGTCATGCAGGACGAGGCCCGTCATGTGGCCTTCGGGCGGATGGCGCTGCGCGACTACTACAAACAGCTCAGCGACGCGGAGCTGCGCGAGCGCGAGGAGTTCGTCATCGAGGGCTGCTATCTGATGCGCGACCGGCTGAGCGGAGTGGAGGTCCTGGAGAACTTCGGCATCCCCAAGCAGGAGGCGGCCGAACTGTCCGAGCAGTCCGAATACCTGCAGCTTTTCAGGAAGCTGCTGTTCAGCCGGATCGTGCCGTGCGTCAAGGACATCGGGCTGTGGGGCGAGCGCTTGCAGAAGGCCTATCTGGACATGGGCGTCTTCGAGATGGGCGACGCCAACCTCGACCTCCTGATGTCCCAGGACGAGGAGATCGCCGAGCAGCTCGACCGCGAGCGTTTCGCGGCGGAGGAGCAGGCACGGGTGTCGGAGGTCGAGGAGGCGATCGCGGACGGCGCGCAGGGCTCGTAG
- a CDS encoding DUF3291 domain-containing protein has protein sequence MTFELAQVNIARLKFPLDSTELKDFTDGLDPVNAVADAADGFIWRLKSDTGNATDVPVFGDDWLIVNMSVWRDTDALTAFMYQGQHRELLSRRYEWFERVQEAMTTLWWVEAGHRPTVQEAEKRLVHLREQGPTPHAFTLRTSFPPGAE, from the coding sequence ATGACCTTCGAACTCGCCCAGGTGAACATAGCCCGACTGAAATTCCCGCTGGATTCGACGGAGTTGAAGGATTTCACCGACGGCCTCGACCCGGTGAACGCGGTCGCCGACGCGGCGGACGGCTTCATCTGGCGGCTGAAGAGCGACACCGGCAATGCCACGGACGTGCCGGTGTTCGGGGACGACTGGCTGATCGTGAACATGTCGGTGTGGCGGGACACCGACGCGCTGACGGCGTTCATGTACCAGGGACAGCACCGGGAGCTGCTGAGCCGCCGCTACGAGTGGTTCGAGCGGGTCCAGGAAGCGATGACGACACTGTGGTGGGTGGAGGCGGGCCACCGCCCAACAGTTCAGGAGGCGGAGAAGCGCCTGGTCCACCTCCGCGAACAGGGGCCGACGCCACACGCGTTCACGCTGCGGACGTCGTTCCCGCCGGGAGCGGAGTGA